GCGCGAGGATGCGGGCAAGGCAGCTTTCGGCGTCTTGTCTCCTCCCACCTGGCGATGGAAGCACCGCAAGGCCCGGTGCCTGCCTACCAGCCTCAGTCGTAAATCCGATACAAGAACCACTGCCGGGCCGGGATCCGGTAGTCGATCTCGTATACCCCGCCGTCCTGGGTTTGCACACGGTAGACGAATCGCTCTTCGGGCGGATCCTGTTCCCACCACGGCCCGATCTCGCGCCACTCCTCCAGCACCTCCGCAACGACACGGCGGATGCCCCGCCACACGAACGCCACCGGGCGGTTCCGACGGTCAGCCTCAACGCGAATCGGGCGGTCGATCAGGCTCATGACCTTGCCCCACGGAACACCGATACAGGCGTCCCGACATCGCTGTTCAGCAAGACCTCGATGCGGAAGAGGCGGTCCAGCATGCTCTGGGCGCTGCTGCGTCATGCACGGTTGATGAAAAGATCCAGTACCACTGCAGTAGCCAAAGCGAGCAGATAGCCACCAAGGTTCGGCACGAGCCGCCCGTCGGCTGCAAGGAGCAAGCCAATCCCCACC
The nucleotide sequence above comes from Thermaerobacter sp. FW80. Encoded proteins:
- a CDS encoding DUF6504 family protein produces the protein MSLIDRPIRVEADRRNRPVAFVWRGIRRVVAEVLEEWREIGPWWEQDPPEERFVYRVQTQDGGVYEIDYRIPARQWFLYRIYD